The Aeromicrobium sp. Leaf245 genome includes a region encoding these proteins:
- a CDS encoding alpha/beta hydrolase: MGSTTDRRSARAGAVGHLSLAAEARFVEGASLQSQVLGLGLRHTVRPLLDLWTRLPFDLFPPNLLEHAARLLPVQEGTSWRTVDLARCGSELVLARDVRDIHGGNPKVILYFHGGAFLTCGLNTHRRLVSRISDASGQPVLNVGYRQMPYEPIAESVADGVDAFRWLLDQGYRAEDVTITGDSAGGYLAFSVARAVLDAGLGRPAGVVAISPLLDVDATRKRQHRNADRCQTFPLRALEKFTEVSLRMDTRRGIHGQRTCPVDMPLEDMPPALIQIGSREILLADAEHMAARLVQAGVPVDLQVWDRQVHVFQAAASWVPEARAAIEEIGDFVTGLSAQQAQAPEQDTVAAPRRRSSRRTGVAAV, from the coding sequence TCGAGGGCGCGAGCCTGCAGTCCCAGGTCCTCGGTCTGGGCCTGCGGCACACGGTCCGCCCGCTCCTCGACCTGTGGACGCGCCTGCCGTTCGACCTCTTCCCGCCCAACCTGCTGGAGCACGCCGCTCGGCTCCTGCCGGTGCAGGAGGGGACGAGCTGGCGCACGGTCGACCTCGCGCGCTGCGGCAGCGAGCTGGTGCTCGCGCGGGACGTGCGCGACATCCACGGCGGCAACCCCAAGGTGATCCTGTACTTCCACGGCGGCGCGTTCCTCACCTGCGGGCTGAACACGCACCGCCGACTCGTCTCGCGCATCTCAGACGCGTCCGGCCAGCCGGTGCTCAACGTCGGCTACCGCCAGATGCCCTACGAGCCGATCGCCGAGTCGGTCGCCGACGGCGTCGACGCGTTCCGCTGGCTGCTCGACCAGGGCTACCGTGCCGAGGACGTCACCATCACCGGCGACTCCGCCGGCGGCTACCTGGCCTTCAGCGTGGCTCGCGCCGTGCTCGACGCCGGTCTGGGCCGCCCCGCGGGCGTGGTGGCCATCTCGCCCCTGCTCGACGTCGACGCCACCCGCAAGCGCCAGCACCGCAACGCCGACCGCTGCCAGACCTTCCCGCTGCGTGCCCTCGAGAAGTTCACCGAGGTCTCGCTGCGCATGGACACGCGCCGCGGCATCCACGGACAGCGGACCTGCCCGGTCGACATGCCCCTCGAGGACATGCCACCGGCCCTCATCCAGATCGGGTCCCGCGAGATCCTGCTCGCCGACGCCGAGCACATGGCCGCACGGCTGGTGCAGGCCGGCGTTCCCGTCGACCTGCAGGTCTGGGACCGCCAGGTGCACGTCTTCCAGGCTGCCGCGTCGTGGGTGCCGGAGGCACGGGCGGCGATCGAGGAGATCGGCGACTTCGTCACCGGCCTCAGCGCGCAGCAGGCTCAGGCCCCGGAGCAGGACACCGTCGCCGCGCCTCGGCGACGCAGCAGCCGGCGCACCGGCGTCGCCGCCGTCTGA